A genomic window from Pseudocitrobacter corydidari includes:
- the cadA gene encoding lysine decarboxylase, translating into MKIIAIMNHFGVLAKEAPIEELHKKLLAENYRIIYPEDVDDLMELVDNNAKVCGVVFDWDTWSVLLPKNISGLNEQLPMYAFSSQRTQLEIDVDDLGLNLHFFEYAFDAVDEIAARIQRGTDAYFDAILPPFTKALFRYVDEGKYTFCTPGHMGGTAFQQSPVGSLFYDFFGANTMKSDISVSVSELGSLLDHSGPHREAENYIADAFNADRSYMVTNGTSTANKIVGMYAAPAGSTILVDRNCHKSLTHLMIMSDVTPIYFRPTRNAWGILGGIPRSEFARETIEARVKQTPGASWPVHAVITNSTYDGLLYNTDYIKQTLDVKSIHFDSAWVPYTNFSPIYKGLCGMSGTRVPGKVIYETQSTHKLLAAFSQASMIHIKGEFEEETFNEAFMMHTSTSPHYGIVASIETSAAMMKGNTGKRLMENSILRAVRFRKEIKKIKASSESWFFDVWQPEGESLAPCCWNLTPGAEWHGFKNIDEGHMFLDPIKVTLLTPGMDKQGKMEEQGIPASIVAKYLDQHGIIVEKTGPYNLLFLFSIGINKTKALSLLRALNDFKRDYDRNAFVKEMLPSVYEQQPTFYAGMRIQELANGIHKLIRQHKLPELMFRAFETLPTMVMNPHAAFQKELHGEIEEVYVDEMIGRVSANMILPYPPGVPLVMPGEMLTEENRPTLEFIQMLCEIGAWYPGFETDIHGAYRQPDGRYTVKVIKNVQ; encoded by the coding sequence ATGAAAATAATCGCAATTATGAACCACTTTGGCGTACTGGCTAAAGAAGCACCTATTGAAGAATTGCATAAAAAGTTATTGGCAGAAAACTATCGTATTATTTATCCAGAAGATGTTGATGACCTCATGGAGCTGGTTGACAATAATGCAAAAGTTTGTGGCGTTGTTTTTGACTGGGATACATGGTCTGTTCTCTTACCGAAAAATATTTCAGGGCTAAATGAGCAACTGCCGATGTATGCATTTTCGAGTCAGCGTACGCAGCTCGAAATCGATGTGGATGATCTAGGCCTTAATCTTCATTTCTTCGAGTATGCCTTTGATGCAGTTGATGAAATTGCGGCACGTATTCAGCGCGGAACTGACGCCTATTTTGACGCGATTCTCCCGCCTTTTACTAAAGCGCTCTTTCGCTATGTTGACGAAGGGAAATATACGTTTTGCACGCCAGGTCATATGGGCGGCACGGCTTTCCAGCAGAGCCCGGTAGGTAGCCTGTTTTACGACTTCTTTGGTGCAAATACCATGAAGTCAGATATCTCGGTCTCCGTCTCTGAACTCGGTTCACTGCTTGACCACTCAGGCCCACACCGCGAGGCAGAGAATTATATCGCCGATGCCTTTAACGCAGACCGCAGCTACATGGTGACAAACGGCACATCAACGGCCAATAAAATTGTGGGGATGTACGCCGCACCTGCGGGCAGCACAATTTTAGTCGACCGTAATTGCCACAAGTCGCTGACTCATTTGATGATTATGAGCGATGTCACACCAATCTATTTCCGTCCAACGCGAAATGCATGGGGGATCTTAGGTGGAATTCCTCGCAGTGAGTTTGCGCGAGAAACGATCGAAGCGCGTGTAAAACAGACCCCTGGCGCCAGCTGGCCGGTGCATGCAGTAATCACAAACTCCACCTATGACGGTCTGCTCTATAACACCGACTACATCAAACAGACGCTGGATGTAAAATCCATTCACTTTGATTCAGCCTGGGTGCCTTATACCAACTTTAGCCCAATCTACAAAGGTCTCTGCGGAATGAGCGGTACGCGCGTGCCGGGGAAAGTGATATATGAAACGCAGTCTACACATAAATTACTGGCCGCTTTTTCACAGGCATCAATGATTCACATTAAAGGGGAATTTGAAGAAGAGACCTTTAACGAAGCCTTTATGATGCATACGTCCACGTCGCCTCATTATGGCATCGTTGCGTCTATTGAAACGTCTGCGGCAATGATGAAAGGGAATACGGGTAAACGTCTGATGGAGAATTCTATCCTGCGGGCCGTTCGCTTCCGTAAAGAGATTAAAAAGATAAAAGCGTCCTCAGAGAGCTGGTTCTTCGACGTCTGGCAGCCAGAAGGGGAGTCATTAGCGCCTTGCTGCTGGAATCTTACGCCCGGTGCCGAGTGGCATGGATTTAAAAATATCGATGAAGGGCATATGTTCCTTGATCCCATTAAAGTCACTCTGCTAACGCCGGGAATGGATAAACAGGGCAAAATGGAGGAGCAGGGGATTCCGGCATCCATCGTGGCGAAGTATCTCGATCAACATGGCATTATTGTGGAGAAAACGGGCCCCTATAATCTCTTATTTCTCTTCAGTATCGGAATTAATAAAACTAAGGCTCTGAGTCTGCTGCGGGCGTTGAATGATTTCAAACGTGACTACGATCGTAACGCGTTCGTCAAAGAGATGCTGCCATCCGTCTATGAGCAGCAGCCCACTTTCTATGCGGGTATGCGAATTCAGGAACTTGCAAACGGCATTCATAAATTGATTCGTCAGCATAAGCTGCCGGAACTGATGTTCCGCGCTTTTGAAACCTTACCGACGATGGTGATGAACCCGCACGCGGCTTTCCAGAAAGAGCTTCACGGTGAAATTGAGGAGGTCTATGTCGACGAGATGATTGGCCGAGTCAGTGCGAACATGATCCTGCCATATCCTCCAGGTGTGCCATTAGTGATGCCAGGAGAGATGCTGACCGAGGAGA